From the genome of Streptomyces sp. NBC_00659, one region includes:
- a CDS encoding MerR family transcriptional regulator, which translates to MSDESGGVAYRIEDLAHRSGATVRTIRAYQDRGLLPRPERRGRANVYADAHLARLRQIADLLDRGYTLASIKELLEAWDAGRGLGGILGLVAEVDGPWTDEEAARISRTELVERFGGRPDDAAVAEAVELGVLEPVPGDEDTFLVPSPQELSAAVELYNSGVPLSAIACHLRELRGQVEHIASRFLEFTAEYVFSRYLGDRPPSDAEAAEAASLVRRLRPLAQQTVDAELARAMRLFATRHLSRHLAAGQVPMEPEGARPVEVAAGTMRAVERLVGMEHAAAFVTAATERELQARTLDQLAANSPHRIIVDEVP; encoded by the coding sequence ATGAGCGACGAGTCGGGCGGTGTCGCGTACCGCATCGAGGACCTGGCACACCGCAGTGGCGCCACGGTCCGGACGATCCGCGCCTACCAGGACCGCGGACTGCTGCCCCGCCCCGAGCGGCGCGGGCGCGCCAATGTGTACGCCGACGCCCATCTGGCGCGGCTGCGGCAGATCGCCGACCTCCTGGACCGCGGCTACACGCTGGCCTCGATCAAGGAACTCCTGGAAGCCTGGGACGCGGGCCGGGGCCTGGGCGGGATACTCGGCCTGGTCGCGGAGGTCGACGGGCCGTGGACCGACGAGGAGGCCGCCCGGATCTCCCGGACCGAGCTGGTGGAGCGGTTCGGCGGCCGTCCCGACGACGCGGCGGTGGCGGAGGCGGTGGAGCTGGGCGTGCTGGAGCCCGTTCCGGGGGACGAGGACACCTTCCTCGTCCCGAGCCCTCAAGAACTTTCCGCGGCGGTCGAGTTGTACAACTCCGGTGTTCCGCTGTCCGCCATCGCCTGTCATCTACGAGAGTTGAGGGGGCAGGTCGAGCACATCGCCTCCCGTTTCCTTGAGTTCACCGCGGAGTACGTCTTCTCTCGGTATCTGGGTGATCGTCCGCCGAGCGACGCGGAAGCGGCCGAGGCGGCCTCGCTCGTACGGCGGCTGCGACCGCTCGCGCAGCAGACGGTGGACGCCGAACTGGCGCGGGCGATGAGGCTGTTCGCCACGCGTCACCTGAGCCGGCACCTCGCGGCGGGACAGGTCCCGATGGAGCCGGAGGGTGCGCGTCCGGTGGAGGTGGCCGCCGGGACAATGCGGGCCGTGGAGCGTCTGGTTGGCATGGAGCACGCGGCGGCCTTCGTGACGGCGGCCACCGAACGGGAGCTACAGGCACGTACGTTGGACCAGCTGGCCGCAAACAGCCCCCATCGCATCATTGTTGACGAAGTACCTTAA
- a CDS encoding RNA 2'-phosphotransferase, with translation MDEKRTVKVSKYLSKHLRHQPERIGLTLGEGGWVEIDALISAATAHGFRFTRAELDHVVATNDKRRFAVEGTRIRASQGHSVEVDLGLPPATPPAYLYHGTVASSLDAIRAEGLRPMNRHDVHLSADRETATRVGARRGRPVVLGVDAAAMHRDGHVFRVSANGVWLAEAVPPRYLRFSGPH, from the coding sequence ATGGACGAAAAACGCACCGTGAAGGTGTCGAAGTACCTCTCGAAGCATCTGCGCCACCAGCCCGAACGGATCGGGCTCACCCTCGGCGAGGGCGGCTGGGTCGAGATCGACGCGCTGATCTCCGCGGCCACCGCGCACGGCTTCCGGTTCACCCGCGCCGAACTCGATCACGTGGTGGCCACCAACGACAAGCGGCGCTTCGCCGTGGAGGGAACCCGGATCCGGGCCAGCCAGGGCCACTCCGTCGAGGTCGACCTCGGACTGCCCCCGGCGACCCCGCCGGCGTACCTCTACCACGGGACCGTGGCCTCCAGCCTGGACGCGATCCGCGCCGAGGGCCTGAGACCCATGAACCGGCACGACGTACACCTCTCGGCGGACCGGGAGACGGCCACCCGCGTCGGCGCCCGCCGCGGCCGCCCGGTCGTCCTCGGTGTGGACGCCGCCGCCATGCACCGTGACGGCCACGTCTTCCGGGTCAGCGCCAACGGCGTCTGGCTGGCCGAGGCCGTACCCCCGCGCTATCTGCGGTTTTCCGGTCCACACTGA
- a CDS encoding LLM class flavin-dependent oxidoreductase produces MSLRLSTVILPYVRWHEGGRSAWQRAEQLGFHTAFTYDHLSWRTFRDGPWFGAVPTLTAAAAVTDRLRLGTLVTSPNFRHPVTLAKDLISLDDISNGRITLGIGAGGTGFDATALGQDPWTPRERADRFGEFVPLLDRLLTEDSVSYGGNFYSAHEARNIPGCVQRPRLPFAVAATGPRGLRLAARHGQAWVTTGDPKLYETGTPEQSVQAIRGQVAKLADACAEIGRDVAEIDKILLTGFTPDRGHPLESLDAFVDFAGRHAELGFTDIVIHWPIPDSEFAADPKVFERIAMEAVAQLR; encoded by the coding sequence ATGAGTCTGCGTCTGAGCACCGTGATCCTGCCGTACGTCCGCTGGCACGAGGGCGGGCGTTCCGCATGGCAGCGCGCGGAGCAGCTCGGCTTCCACACCGCGTTCACCTACGACCACCTGTCCTGGCGGACCTTCCGCGACGGCCCGTGGTTCGGAGCCGTGCCGACGCTGACCGCGGCGGCCGCCGTCACCGACCGGCTGCGCCTCGGCACGCTCGTGACCTCGCCGAACTTCCGGCACCCGGTGACCCTCGCCAAGGATCTGATCTCCCTCGACGACATCTCGAACGGCCGGATCACGCTGGGCATCGGCGCCGGCGGCACCGGTTTCGACGCCACCGCGCTCGGACAGGACCCGTGGACCCCGCGTGAGCGCGCCGACCGCTTCGGTGAGTTCGTCCCGCTGCTCGACCGGCTCCTCACCGAGGACTCCGTCTCCTACGGCGGCAACTTCTACTCGGCGCACGAGGCCCGCAACATCCCGGGCTGTGTCCAGCGCCCCCGGCTGCCGTTCGCCGTGGCCGCCACCGGCCCGCGCGGTCTGAGGCTCGCCGCCCGCCACGGGCAGGCGTGGGTGACGACCGGCGATCCGAAGCTGTACGAGACGGGCACCCCCGAGCAGTCGGTTCAGGCCATTCGCGGACAGGTCGCCAAGCTCGCCGACGCGTGCGCCGAGATCGGCAGGGACGTGGCGGAGATCGACAAGATCCTGCTCACCGGCTTCACCCCCGACCGGGGCCACCCGCTGGAATCCCTCGACGCGTTCGTCGACTTCGCGGGCAGGCACGCCGAACTGGGCTTCACCGACATCGTGATCCACTGGCCGATCCCCGACTCGGAGTTCGCCGCCGACCCGAAGGTCTTCGAGCGGATCGCCATGGAAGCGGTGGCCCAGCTGCGCTGA
- a CDS encoding Cof-type HAD-IIB family hydrolase: protein MRENEQVTSATRRPETPASTVPPRLIATDLDGTLLRDDKSVSDRTIAALAAAEQAGIEVFFVTGRPARWMDVVSDHVHGHGLAICGNGAAVVDLHGGPGAHRFVKIRELTPDIALDVVRILRAAAPGTVCAVERTYGLHLEPGYPLMHMEPPEIVLPAEKLLAEDALDADQPVLKVLAYHPEMDPDEFLAVARPAIGDRANVTRSSPSALLEISGPGVSKASTLELCCAERGISPEEVVAFGDMPNDVEMLTWAGRSYAMGNAHPAVIAAASGRTVANNEDGVAVVIEQILAAGA, encoded by the coding sequence ATGCGGGAGAATGAGCAGGTGACCTCAGCGACTCGCCGGCCCGAGACCCCGGCCTCCACCGTCCCGCCCCGGCTGATCGCCACGGACCTCGACGGCACCTTGTTGCGCGACGACAAATCGGTGTCCGACCGCACGATCGCCGCCCTCGCCGCCGCCGAACAGGCCGGCATCGAGGTCTTCTTCGTCACCGGCCGCCCGGCCCGCTGGATGGACGTCGTCAGCGACCACGTCCACGGGCACGGCCTGGCCATCTGCGGCAACGGCGCCGCCGTGGTCGACCTGCACGGCGGCCCCGGCGCCCACCGCTTCGTCAAGATCCGCGAACTGACGCCCGACATCGCGCTGGACGTCGTCCGGATCCTGCGGGCCGCCGCGCCCGGCACGGTGTGCGCCGTCGAGCGGACGTACGGCCTCCATCTCGAACCGGGTTACCCGCTCATGCACATGGAGCCCCCGGAGATCGTCCTGCCCGCCGAGAAGCTCCTCGCCGAGGACGCGCTGGACGCCGATCAGCCGGTGCTGAAGGTGCTCGCCTACCACCCGGAGATGGATCCGGACGAGTTCCTCGCCGTCGCCCGCCCGGCCATCGGCGACCGGGCCAACGTGACCCGGTCGAGCCCCAGCGCCCTGCTGGAGATCAGCGGCCCCGGCGTCTCCAAGGCCAGCACCCTCGAGCTGTGCTGCGCCGAGCGCGGTATCTCGCCCGAGGAGGTCGTCGCCTTCGGCGACATGCCGAACGACGTCGAGATGCTCACCTGGGCCGGCCGGTCGTACGCCATGGGCAACGCCCACCCCGCCGTGATCGCCGCCGCCTCCGGGCGCACGGTCGCGAACAACGAGGACGGGGTGGCGGTCGTGATCGAGCAGATCCTGGCCGCCGGCGCGTAG
- a CDS encoding M23 family metallopeptidase produces the protein MRSFRRHPLLVPALLSALVILAARPAEAEGDGADLDISAQVARLYEDASVASGQYEAGRQDAEAQRGRAERAERLLVQERQEIAVLHEDLGRIVRAQYRQGGGLPYTAQILFAKDPDGLMRGQHAVRRADLAVAGAVEKSRRAEGRLAVDEAKARSEWLVLEKRTGELAAVKRTIEAKLDEARSALQSRADASVAAGSCRGAVRLDQPPMALTQAWVAPVETYELSAGFGSGGEHWAHRHTGQDFAVPIGTPVRAAGAGRVVKVSCGGAFGIEVVVEHPGGYYTQYAHLAAVAVDQGQRVSTGEWIGQSGTSGNSTGPHLHFEVRVTPETGSAIDPVPWLAGHGVVV, from the coding sequence ATGCGCTCATTTCGCCGCCATCCCCTCCTCGTACCGGCCCTGTTGTCCGCTCTCGTGATCCTCGCGGCCCGGCCGGCGGAGGCCGAGGGCGACGGTGCGGACCTCGACATCAGCGCCCAGGTGGCGCGGCTGTACGAGGACGCCTCCGTGGCGAGCGGACAGTACGAGGCGGGGCGGCAGGACGCCGAGGCGCAGCGCGGCCGGGCCGAGCGGGCCGAGCGCCTGCTCGTACAGGAGCGGCAGGAGATCGCGGTACTGCACGAGGACCTGGGCCGTATCGTGCGTGCGCAGTACCGGCAGGGCGGCGGACTGCCGTACACGGCGCAGATCCTGTTCGCGAAGGACCCCGACGGTCTGATGCGTGGTCAGCATGCCGTGCGGCGGGCCGATCTGGCCGTCGCCGGTGCCGTCGAGAAGAGCCGGCGTGCCGAGGGCCGGCTCGCCGTGGACGAGGCGAAGGCCCGCTCCGAGTGGCTTGTGCTGGAGAAGCGGACCGGGGAACTCGCCGCGGTCAAGCGGACCATCGAGGCGAAGCTCGACGAGGCGCGGTCGGCGTTGCAGAGCCGGGCGGATGCCTCCGTGGCGGCCGGCTCCTGCCGCGGGGCGGTCCGTCTCGACCAGCCGCCGATGGCGCTCACCCAGGCGTGGGTCGCGCCGGTGGAGACGTACGAACTCTCCGCGGGGTTCGGCAGCGGGGGTGAGCACTGGGCGCACCGGCACACCGGCCAGGACTTCGCGGTGCCCATCGGCACCCCGGTGCGGGCGGCCGGGGCGGGCCGGGTGGTGAAGGTGTCCTGCGGCGGTGCCTTCGGCATCGAGGTCGTGGTCGAGCACCCCGGGGGCTACTACACGCAGTACGCGCATCTCGCGGCCGTCGCCGTCGACCAGGGGCAGCGGGTCTCGACCGGGGAGTGGATCGGGCAGTCGGGGACGAGCGGCAACTCGACCGGCCCGCATCTGCACTTCGAGGTGCGCGTGACACCGGAGACGGGATCGGCGATCGACCCGGTTCCATGGCTGGCCGGGCACGGGGTCGTCGTCTAG
- a CDS encoding sensor histidine kinase has translation MAAAAMAPGGLTGEPDARVPRLLEAVRSVGSGLEPHSKLNRICETAAELTDARYAAIGVVDESGEGLADFVQYGVDEETARRIGRRPDGHKGLLGALIRDPDPVRLANLTDDPRSCGFPPGHPPMRSFLGVPIRVQGEIFGNLYLTEKRGGGTFDDDDLDMLRVLATEAGIAIGNARLYEAAQQRERWIDGSVAVTTALLAGSDAEDALQTVAEQARRLSGSAAGIVLLPAEEGGLEVVAVASDHPSKALGVVVPPESELVTELRDGKPVFLADASADPRLRTDLTQAYGPVMMLPLQSDGRVLGALLTPRSRDGRQFTESERTLATQFASQAALALMMAESRRDRERLAVYEDRDRIARDLHDLVIQRLFATGMMLESAQRRSKVPEVRRGVGTAVDELDVTIQEIRTAIFALRQGPAETPSGLSTRVLREINMVAVPLGFHPGHRFTGPVDTLVGELTGKNLVAALREALSNAFRHAGASRIEVSVDADVLLPDGRPGVRLAVADDGVGIPDGGRRSGLKNLRRRAESLGGASWYGPGIGEDGGGTTVVWQVPH, from the coding sequence ATGGCCGCGGCGGCCATGGCTCCGGGAGGGCTGACCGGCGAGCCGGACGCACGGGTCCCGCGGCTGCTGGAGGCCGTACGGTCGGTCGGATCGGGGCTGGAGCCGCACTCCAAACTGAACCGCATCTGCGAGACAGCGGCGGAGCTCACGGACGCGCGGTACGCGGCCATCGGCGTCGTGGACGAGAGCGGGGAGGGTCTCGCGGACTTCGTCCAGTACGGCGTGGACGAGGAGACCGCCCGCAGGATCGGGCGCAGGCCCGACGGCCACAAGGGGCTGCTGGGCGCGCTCATCCGCGACCCCGATCCGGTGCGCCTCGCGAACCTGACCGACGACCCGCGCTCCTGCGGGTTCCCGCCCGGCCATCCGCCGATGCGCAGCTTCCTCGGAGTGCCGATCCGGGTGCAGGGGGAGATCTTCGGGAACCTGTACCTCACGGAGAAGCGCGGCGGCGGCACCTTCGACGACGACGATCTCGACATGCTCCGGGTGCTCGCCACCGAGGCCGGTATCGCCATCGGCAACGCCCGCCTGTACGAAGCGGCGCAGCAGCGTGAGCGCTGGATCGACGGCTCGGTGGCCGTCACCACCGCGCTGCTGGCGGGCAGCGACGCCGAGGACGCGTTGCAGACCGTCGCCGAGCAGGCCCGCAGGCTCTCCGGCTCCGCGGCCGGGATCGTCCTGCTCCCCGCGGAGGAGGGCGGCCTGGAGGTCGTCGCGGTGGCCTCGGACCACCCGTCGAAGGCGCTCGGCGTCGTCGTTCCGCCGGAGAGCGAACTGGTCACCGAACTCCGGGACGGGAAGCCGGTGTTCCTGGCGGACGCGTCCGCCGACCCGCGCCTGCGGACGGATCTCACCCAGGCTTACGGGCCCGTTATGATGCTCCCGCTGCAGAGCGACGGCCGGGTCCTCGGTGCCCTCCTCACCCCGAGGTCCCGCGACGGACGCCAGTTCACCGAGAGCGAGCGGACCCTCGCCACGCAGTTCGCCTCGCAGGCGGCCCTGGCGCTGATGATGGCCGAGTCGCGGCGCGACCGGGAACGGCTCGCGGTGTACGAGGACCGCGACCGGATCGCCCGTGACCTGCACGACCTGGTCATCCAGCGGCTGTTCGCCACCGGAATGATGCTGGAGAGCGCGCAGCGCCGGTCGAAGGTGCCCGAGGTACGGCGGGGCGTCGGGACGGCGGTCGACGAACTCGACGTCACCATCCAGGAGATCCGCACAGCGATCTTCGCGCTCCGGCAGGGCCCCGCCGAGACGCCCTCCGGGCTGAGCACCCGTGTCCTGCGCGAGATCAACATGGTCGCCGTCCCCCTCGGTTTCCACCCCGGACACCGCTTCACCGGCCCCGTCGACACGCTGGTCGGCGAACTCACCGGCAAGAACCTCGTCGCCGCGCTGCGCGAAGCCCTCTCCAACGCCTTCCGGCACGCGGGAGCCTCCCGGATCGAGGTCTCCGTCGACGCGGACGTCCTGCTGCCGGACGGGCGGCCGGGCGTGCGCCTCGCCGTCGCGGACGACGGCGTCGGCATCCCCGACGGCGGCCGGCGCAGCGGCCTGAAGAACCTCAGGCGGCGTGCCGAGTCGCTGGGCGGCGCGAGTTGGTACGGGCCGGGGATCGGCGAGGACGGCGGCGGTACGACGGTGGTGTGGCAGGTACCGCACTGA
- the cydD gene encoding thiol reductant ABC exporter subunit CydD, protein MFHVKPIDPRLLRYARATRRFLVAVVGLGVAGAALVIAQAMLIAEVVVGAFQHGFSVAELRTPLVVLTVVALGRALVAWLTELAAHRASAAVKSELRGRLVERAASLGPGWLSGQRTGSLVALATRGVDALDDYFSRYLPQLGLALVVPVAVLARIVTEDWVSAAIIVGTLPLIPLFMVLIGWATRSHMDRQWRMLSRLSGHFLDVVAGLPTLKVFGRAKAQAESIRKITGEYRQATMRTLRIAFLSSFALELLATISVALVAVTIGMRLVRGEMDLYVGLVILVLAPEAYLPLRQVGAQYHAAAEGLAAAEAIFAVLETPAPRSGSLRVPAGEIAFDGVTVRYPGRSADAVSDVSFAVEPGETVALVGPSGVGKSTLLNVLLGFVEPTTGQVRAGGVDLVDADLTEWRSRIAWVPQRPHLYAGSIAENVRLARPDADDAALRKALVDAGAAGFVDALPAGADTLLGEDGTGLSAGQRQRLALARAFLADRPVLLLDEPTASLDGATEAEVVTAVRRLAAGRTVLLVVHRPALLDVADRVVRLEAAAVGAPRPAPEAGVSGSAQPTRTQPPQGAEPEDMFPADAEGLVAMSRAQGGVLARVRAMAAPRRRPLALALLLGSLALGSAVGLMATSGWLISRASQQPPVFYLMVAVTATRTFGIGRAVFRYAERLVSHDAVLRMLADTRAAVYRRLERLAPAGLRTTRRGDLLSRLVADVDALQDYWLRWLLPTGAAVLVSAASVGFTAWLLPEAGAVLAVGLLAAGAGVPLVTGAVARRAERRLAPARGALATQVADLLTGTAELTVAGALPARTAEARQADGVLTRIASRAATATALGDGLTALVSGLTVAATALVGAQAVAAGRLHGVLMAVVVLTPLAAFEAVMGLPLAVQYRQRVRKSAERVYEVLDAADPVREPEQPRPAPATPFPLRVSGLRARHAGQDRDALAGLDLTLEKGRRIAVVGTSGAGKTTLAQVLLRFLDPEAGTYTLAGVDACGMDGDAVRRLVGLCAQDAHLFDSTLRENLLLARKDATEAAVRDALGRARLLDWVDGLPDGLDTLVGEHGARLSGGQRQRLALARALLADFPVLVLDEPAEHLDLPTADALTADLLAATEGRTTLLITHRLAGLDAVDEVIVLARGHVVQRGAFAELVAVAGPLRELAERETAADLLVRAVAP, encoded by the coding sequence GTGTTTCACGTGAAACCAATCGATCCGCGCCTGCTTCGGTACGCCCGAGCCACCCGCCGTTTCCTTGTGGCGGTCGTGGGGCTGGGCGTCGCCGGAGCGGCACTGGTCATCGCCCAGGCGATGCTCATCGCCGAAGTGGTGGTCGGCGCCTTCCAGCACGGTTTCTCCGTCGCCGAACTGCGCACCCCCCTGGTTGTGTTGACGGTCGTGGCGCTCGGGCGTGCTCTGGTGGCCTGGCTCACCGAGCTCGCCGCGCACCGCGCGAGTGCCGCGGTGAAGTCGGAGCTGAGGGGGCGGCTGGTGGAGAGGGCCGCGTCGCTCGGGCCCGGGTGGCTCAGCGGTCAGCGGACAGGTTCCCTGGTCGCCCTCGCGACACGGGGCGTCGACGCGCTCGACGACTACTTCTCGCGCTATCTGCCGCAGTTGGGGCTCGCGCTGGTGGTCCCGGTCGCCGTGCTGGCGCGGATCGTCACCGAGGACTGGGTGTCCGCGGCGATCATCGTCGGCACGCTGCCGCTCATCCCCTTGTTCATGGTGCTGATCGGCTGGGCCACGCGCAGTCACATGGACCGCCAGTGGCGGATGCTGTCCCGGCTGTCCGGACACTTCCTGGACGTGGTCGCGGGGCTGCCCACGCTCAAGGTGTTCGGCCGGGCCAAGGCGCAGGCCGAGTCGATCCGGAAGATCACCGGCGAGTACCGGCAGGCGACGATGCGGACGCTCCGGATCGCCTTCCTGTCGTCCTTCGCCCTGGAACTGCTCGCCACCATCTCGGTCGCCCTGGTCGCGGTGACCATCGGCATGCGGCTCGTCCGGGGCGAGATGGACCTGTACGTGGGGCTCGTCATCCTCGTGCTGGCACCCGAGGCCTATCTGCCGCTGCGGCAGGTGGGAGCCCAGTACCACGCCGCCGCCGAAGGGCTCGCGGCCGCCGAGGCCATCTTCGCGGTGCTGGAGACCCCGGCACCGAGGTCCGGTTCGCTGCGCGTGCCCGCGGGGGAGATCGCCTTCGACGGCGTCACCGTGCGCTATCCGGGGCGCTCCGCGGACGCGGTCTCGGACGTCTCCTTCGCGGTCGAGCCCGGGGAGACGGTCGCCCTCGTCGGTCCCAGCGGTGTGGGCAAGTCGACTCTGCTGAACGTTCTGCTCGGATTCGTGGAGCCCACCACCGGCCAAGTCCGCGCCGGGGGAGTCGATCTCGTCGACGCCGACCTCACGGAGTGGCGCTCGCGGATCGCCTGGGTGCCGCAACGGCCGCACCTGTACGCCGGATCCATCGCCGAGAACGTACGTCTGGCGCGACCCGACGCCGACGACGCGGCGCTGCGCAAGGCTCTCGTCGACGCCGGTGCGGCAGGGTTCGTCGACGCCCTGCCCGCCGGGGCCGACACGCTTCTCGGTGAGGACGGCACCGGACTGTCGGCCGGCCAGCGTCAGCGCCTGGCACTCGCGCGGGCGTTCCTCGCGGACCGGCCCGTGCTGCTGCTCGACGAGCCGACGGCCTCGCTCGACGGGGCGACCGAGGCCGAGGTCGTTACGGCGGTCCGGCGGCTGGCCGCGGGACGGACCGTGCTGCTGGTCGTGCACCGGCCGGCCCTGCTGGACGTCGCGGACCGGGTGGTCCGCCTGGAAGCCGCTGCAGTCGGCGCGCCGAGGCCGGCACCCGAGGCCGGGGTTTCCGGCTCCGCGCAGCCGACGCGCACACAGCCGCCGCAAGGCGCCGAGCCGGAGGACATGTTCCCGGCGGACGCCGAAGGCCTCGTCGCGATGTCCCGGGCCCAGGGTGGCGTGCTCGCCCGCGTCCGGGCGATGGCGGCTCCCCGGCGTAGGCCGCTCGCGCTCGCCCTGCTCCTCGGCAGCCTCGCGCTCGGTAGCGCCGTCGGCCTCATGGCCACCTCCGGCTGGCTCATCTCGCGGGCCTCCCAGCAGCCGCCGGTCTTCTATCTGATGGTGGCCGTGACGGCCACCCGGACGTTCGGCATCGGACGGGCGGTGTTCCGGTACGCGGAACGGCTCGTCTCGCACGACGCCGTGCTGCGGATGCTGGCCGACACACGGGCGGCGGTCTACCGGCGTCTGGAACGGCTCGCGCCCGCCGGGCTGCGGACCACCCGGCGTGGTGACCTGCTGTCGCGGCTCGTCGCGGACGTGGACGCCCTGCAGGACTACTGGCTGCGCTGGCTGCTGCCGACCGGAGCCGCGGTCCTGGTCTCCGCCGCCTCCGTCGGGTTCACCGCCTGGCTGCTCCCCGAAGCCGGGGCCGTTCTCGCCGTCGGTCTGCTGGCGGCCGGGGCCGGGGTCCCCCTGGTGACCGGTGCCGTGGCGCGCCGTGCCGAACGACGGCTGGCTCCCGCGCGGGGCGCGCTGGCGACCCAGGTGGCCGATCTGCTCACGGGGACCGCCGAACTGACCGTCGCGGGCGCGCTGCCCGCCCGTACCGCCGAGGCGAGGCAGGCCGACGGCGTCCTCACGAGGATCGCCTCCCGAGCCGCCACCGCGACCGCCCTCGGGGACGGACTCACGGCACTTGTCTCCGGACTCACCGTCGCGGCCACCGCTCTCGTGGGCGCCCAGGCGGTCGCCGCCGGGCGACTGCACGGCGTGCTCATGGCCGTCGTCGTCCTCACCCCGCTGGCCGCATTCGAGGCCGTCATGGGACTGCCGCTCGCCGTTCAGTACCGGCAGCGGGTGCGCAAGAGCGCCGAGCGCGTGTACGAGGTGCTGGACGCCGCCGATCCCGTACGCGAGCCCGAACAGCCGCGACCGGCGCCCGCGACACCGTTCCCGCTCCGTGTGTCCGGGCTCCGGGCCCGGCACGCCGGACAGGATCGGGACGCGCTGGCCGGACTCGACCTGACCCTCGAGAAGGGCCGCAGGATCGCCGTGGTCGGCACGTCCGGAGCCGGCAAGACGACGCTCGCGCAGGTCCTGCTGCGATTCCTGGACCCGGAGGCGGGGACGTACACGCTCGCCGGGGTGGACGCCTGCGGGATGGACGGGGACGCCGTGCGCCGGCTGGTCGGGCTCTGCGCCCAGGACGCGCACCTTTTCGACAGCACCCTGCGCGAGAACCTGCTGCTGGCCCGTAAGGACGCGACCGAGGCCGCGGTCCGCGACGCGCTCGGACGAGCCCGGCTGCTGGACTGGGTGGACGGACTGCCCGACGGGCTCGACACCCTGGTCGGCGAACACGGGGCACGGCTGTCCGGCGGCCAGCGCCAGCGGCTCGCACTGGCACGTGCGCTGCTCGCCGACTTTCCCGTGCTCGTCCTCGACGAACCGGCGGAGCACCTCGACCTGCCGACGGCCGACGCGCTCACCGCGGATCTCCTGGCCGCGACCGAGGGCCGTACGACCCTGTTGATCACGCATCGGCTGGCCGGGCTCGACGCGGTGGACGAGGTGATCGTGCTCGCACGGGGACATGTGGTCCAGCGTGGGGCGTTCGCCGAGCTGGTGGCCGTCGCGGGGCCGCTGCGGGAGCTGGCCGAACGCGAGACCGCCGCGGATCTGCTGGTGCGCGCGGTGGCGCCCTGA
- the cydB gene encoding cytochrome d ubiquinol oxidase subunit II has translation MELHDVWFVLIAVLWIGYFFLEGFDFGVGILTKLLARDRTEKRVLINTIGPVWDGNEVWLLTAGGATFAAFPEWYATLFSGFYLPLLIILVCLIVRGVAFEYRAKRSEEHWQRNWEAAIFWTSLIPAFLWGVAFANIVRGVKIDRNFEYVGNFWDLLNLYSILGGLVTLTLFTFHGAVFVGLKTVGDIRERSRKLALQVGLATAVLALVFLIWTQVDSGDGASLVALIVAVAALVAALAMANAGREGWAFILSGLTIVAAVAMLFLSLFPDVMPSSLNADWSLTVTNASSSQYTLKIMTWCAVIATPIVLLYQSWTYWVFRKRIGTHHIAVDVSH, from the coding sequence ATGGAACTTCACGACGTCTGGTTCGTCCTCATCGCGGTCCTCTGGATCGGTTACTTCTTCCTGGAGGGCTTCGACTTCGGAGTCGGCATTCTCACCAAGCTGCTGGCCCGCGACCGCACCGAGAAGCGGGTGTTGATCAACACGATCGGCCCTGTCTGGGACGGCAACGAGGTGTGGCTGCTCACGGCCGGCGGTGCGACCTTCGCCGCCTTCCCCGAGTGGTACGCCACCCTCTTCTCGGGCTTCTACCTGCCTCTTCTGATCATCCTGGTCTGTCTGATCGTGCGCGGTGTCGCCTTCGAGTACCGGGCGAAGAGGTCCGAGGAGCACTGGCAGCGCAACTGGGAGGCGGCGATCTTCTGGACCTCGCTGATCCCGGCGTTCCTGTGGGGTGTGGCCTTCGCCAACATCGTGCGCGGAGTGAAGATCGACCGGAACTTCGAGTACGTGGGCAACTTCTGGGATCTGCTCAACCTGTACTCGATCCTCGGCGGTCTGGTCACGCTCACGCTGTTCACCTTCCACGGGGCGGTGTTCGTCGGCCTCAAGACGGTGGGAGACATCCGGGAGCGGTCGCGGAAGCTCGCTCTGCAGGTCGGCCTGGCGACAGCCGTGCTGGCGCTGGTCTTCCTCATCTGGACCCAGGTCGACAGCGGTGACGGTGCGTCGCTGGTCGCGCTGATCGTGGCCGTGGCCGCCCTCGTCGCGGCGCTGGCGATGGCCAACGCCGGGCGTGAGGGATGGGCGTTCATTCTCTCGGGGCTGACCATCGTGGCCGCCGTCGCGATGCTCTTCCTGTCGCTCTTCCCGGACGTCATGCCGTCCTCGCTCAACGCGGACTGGAGCCTCACGGTCACCAACGCCTCGTCGAGTCAGTACACCCTGAAGATCATGACCTGGTGTGCCGTGATCGCCACGCCGATCGTCCTGCTCTACCAGAGTTGGACCTACTGGGTGTTCCGCAAGCGCATCGGCACGCACCACATCGCCGTGGACGTGTCGCACTGA